The window GCTCCTGTGCGACGCGCACTACCCCGCCACCACGGCCGTCGGCCCGAACGCGCAGCGGGTGCACCTCAACCTCGCGCCCGGCCTGCTGGACGCCTCCGCCGTGCTCGACGTGCTGCTCGACGCCCTCCCGGTGGAGGCGGCCGCCGTCATGGTGCCGCCGGACGGGTCCGACTCCGCCGCCGTCACCGCCCACCGGGCTCGGCTCGCGCAGGTCGGAGAGGTGCCCGTCACCGCTCTCGACCGCCACGCGTTCTACGCCGCGGCCAAGGGCGAGGACCTGGCCGTCGTCGTCGTCACCGGTGACGTGCGGCAGTACGCCAACCTGCTGCT is drawn from Quadrisphaera setariae and contains these coding sequences:
- a CDS encoding RbsD/FucU domain-containing protein; this translates as MIAGRLVHPPLLAALAAAGHGATVLLCDAHYPATTAVGPNAQRVHLNLAPGLLDASAVLDVLLDALPVEAAAVMVPPDGSDSAAVTAHRARLAQVGEVPVTALDRHAFYAAAKGEDLAVVVVTGDVRQYANLLLTVGVQGVSAADSASGKAVL